CGTCGCCGCCGCGCACATCGATCCCCGCGCTTTTCCGTGCATCCAGGACGCACCCGGGCTCGTCGAGGGTAACCCCGACCCCGCCGTCCACCCTGCCCGACGTGCCGTTCATATCGAGCAGGGTGATGTGGATCCGGGACGGGGCATCGACCAGCACCCTGATCTCGTCAGCAAACGCCGTGCAGGGGAAGACCTCTTCGATGGCGATCAGCGGCTCCTCGTGGTGGATGATCCGGTACTTCCGGGAGAGCATCGGTTCGCACCGGTGGACGTTGAACGTCCGGGCGAGATCCGTACCGGCATGGATGACGCGGGCATCGGTGATCTCCCGGCGTGACTCAATCCGGTGGCGGCAGAGGATCCTCCCTATCGGGATATCCGCCCGCATGAGGTCCTGCCTGAACTCCGGCGCAAGCCGCCGGAGCGGGGTGCAGGAGACCGCATAGATGAGCACCTCTCCCGTTACGCTGTCTTTCAACTCCACAACGCGGTAGTTGACCTCGTCACCCGGCTCGATCTCGAGTGCCGCCGCGGTCCCGGGGTCGGCACCGATAACATCCTGAACGCGGGTGGTGATGGTGACGGGATGGCCCGTCGCCATCTCGAGCAGGTTGGTCACCGATCCGTCGGTCCCGATGAGGACCTTCTGCATCGGGGAGAGCCTTCCTATGCCCTGCTCGATCTCGCGTATCTTCTCGACGATCCTGTCTGTCGTCAGGGGTTTCATATCCGAATAGATGTGATGTATGGAGACTACAAAAAGGTGGTGCCGGGAAATTCCGCCCCGTCTCAGGCCGGTTCACCGTGAAAAGAGCAGGGAGAGGAGGTCGGGGGCCTGCATGAGCCCGAAAGATCCCCGTACCGCCTCGCGCTCGGAGAACGCAGAAGCGTCATCCCTCCCTTTCCCGAGCACCGCAAACGGTATCGGGTCCGCGGTATGGGTCTTGCACCGTATCGGCGTCGGGTGGTCGGGGAGGACCGCGACGGTCGTCTCCGGCCGGTCCAGGACGATCCCGATCGCCTCGTCGAGGCGCTCGATCGCCCGCACCTTCTCCTCCACGCTCCCCATGTGCCCGGCCTCGTCGGGGGCCTCGACGTGCATGTAGACAAAGTCGAGGCGGTCGAGGGCGTCGACTGCATGCCGCGCCTTCGCCTCGTAATCAGTATCCAGGAACCCGGTGGCACCCGGGACGCGGATCACCTCCATCCCGGCAAGGCGGGCGATGCCGTTCAAGAGATCGACTGCGGAGATCACACCGCCGGCAAGGCCGTACTTCTCCCTGAAGGGTGTGAGGGACGGTTTCCTCCCGCCGCTCCACGGCCAGACCTCGGTTGCCGGGGTCTTCCCCTCCTCCCGGCGGCGGCGGTTGACCGGGTGGTCGGCAAAGATTTTCCTGGACCGCTCCATGCAGTCGAGGAGGATGCCGGCGTCGTCTCCGCTCGGAAGGAACTCTCCGACGGTTCTGCCGACGATGTCGTGGGGCGGGGTGGTGACGGCGCCGCGCGCGCGGGGAACGACCATCAGGTTCCGGTAGCTGATCCCCGGGTAGACCCGGACGTCACCGAGCGCAGCAGAGAGGTCACGAAGGAGTTCTGCGCCCTCGGCACTGGAGATGTGCCCGGCGTTGAAGTCCTCCATCACCCCGCCGCGGATCGCGACCAGGTTGCACCGGTAGGCCATCTCGCCGTCCCCGAGATCGATCCCCATGCTGGCCGCTTCGAGCGGCCCCCTTCCCGTATAGGAGGTGCGGGGATCGTAGCCCAGGATGGAGAGGTTCGCGACGTCGCTCCCCGGCTCAAACCCGTCCGGCACGGTCCGGAGCATCCCGCACCGCCCCTCGCGGGCGATCCTGTCCATATTCGGTATCTCTGCGTATTCGAGGGGTGTCCTGCCCCCCAGTTCGGCAAGCGGCTCGTCCGCCATGCCGTCTCCGAGGATTATGATGTACTTCATGTGAACACGTTATGCAGTCCTGATAATGCCTGGAATTCCGACCCGGTCGCTATTGTGGGGAGGGGAGAGTGCCCCGCCCCTATCCGAGCATGGCACGAACCGCCGTACGCACGCTCTCTTCAGAGGTTGTCCTGCACCGCCACCCGAGATCCTTGAGTTTCTCGACCGAGAGCTGCATCCTCGGCACGTCGCCGACCCAGCCCCGTGTACCGCCGGTGAACCGGTAACGGACGCCGGAGAGACCCATCTCTTCCGCGACGATATCGGCGATCGCGACGACGTCGATCCAGTCCTCGGAACCGATGTTGAAAGTGTTCACCGGGTCGCGCGAGTGCTCGATCCCGAACTGCACGGCGCGGACGCACTCCCCGACCTCCAGGTAGGACTTTGTCTGCCGGCCGTCGCCGAGGATCTCGAGTTCCCGCGGGTTTTCCCGGAGTTTCCGGATGAAGTCGGGGATGACACCGTGACCGCTCCTCTCGCCGATGATGTTTGCAAACCGGTAGACCCAGGACGTCATCTCAAACGAGTGGCAGTACGACGATATGAGCGCCTCGCAGGCGAGTTTCGTTGCACCGTAGACCGATATCGGCTCGAGCGGGGTATAGGTCTCCGGCGTCGGGATGACGGCGGCGTCGCCGTAGACGGTCGAGGTCGAGGTGAAGACCAGTTCCGGCACGCCGTGCGCCCGCATCGCCTCGAGCACCCGGTGCGTGGCGACGATGTTGTTCCTGATCTGGGAGTCCGGGGTCACGGCGCTCTGCCGGACGTCGGGGTCTGCAGCGATATGGTAGACCCGGTCTGCACCCTTGATGCGCTCCTGCCAGCCGTCATCGAGCAGGTTCTGCCTGACGAAGGCGACCCGCCCGCTCGCCGCGTGGTGTGCGAGGTTCCTCTCGGTGCCCGCACTGCAGTCATCGATGACCAGCACGTCGTCTCCCGCCGCGACCAGGGCGTCGACGACGTGCGAACCGATGAAACCGGCACCGCCCGTTACGATACAGAACATCATAGAGTAATGACCCTCTCACGCTATAGGATTTACTTATGGGTGGAGCGGGGAAAAGCCCCCCTTATCGGGCACGACCCGTCATGAGTCTTCGCCGGAGTTGCTCCCCGGTTGTCCCCGGGAGAGCGGCGATGCGGCGGCATGGGGAAAGGTTAATACCCGCACACGGTTCATTCCACGATCCTGTAGTTCCTATCGGGACATATTTTACATGACCGTCTCCAACATATGAAGAACCACAAGGAGTTGTCCGATTGAGAGAGGCACACACCTGTTGCAGGACCGGCTGGTCTCCGGCCGCCGCCTACCTGCAGGGATCTCCTGCGCCGGCGCTCGCCCGGCCCGGCGACTATACGATCCGCCCGCAGAGCCGGGTTCCCGTGTTCATCGATACCTTTCACGGAGCCGGGCCATGAGCCGGCGTCCGGCTATGCGGGAAAACGCCGGGATCTACCTGCGCGGCCTGATGATGGGAGCCTGTGACATCGTCCCCGGCGTCTCGGGAGGGACGATTGCCCTCATCACCGGGATCTACGAGCGGCTGGTCGGGGCTATCGGCAGTGTCGACCCTGCCTCGGCAAAACACCTCGCAAGGGGCGACTTCGGGTCTCTCCGGACAGACCTCGAGAAGATCGATATCCCGTTCCTCGTCGTCCTCCTCGCCGGGATCGGCACGGCCTTCATCGTGATGTCCGGCGTGATCCTCTCCCTCCTCACCTACCACGCGGTGGAGACCTACTCCTTCTTCCTCGGCCTCATCATCGCCTCTGCGGTAGCCATATTCCTCGAGATCCGCTCCCCGGGCGCGGCCACCGTTGCCTACCTCGCCGTCGGAACCGGTGCCGGGTTCCTCATTGGAGGCCTCGGGCACCTCGACGTCGGCCACTCTCTGCCGGTCCTCTTCCTCACCGGGATGGCGGCGCTCTGCGCCATGATCCTTCCCGGGGTATCGGGAGCCTACATAACCCTCGTCCTCAACCAGTACGAGTACATGCTTGAAGCGCTCCGGGCCTTCTCCCTCCCCGAGATATTCGCCTATATTGCCGGCGGTGTTGCGGGGCTCCTCCTCTTCACGAAAGCCCTCAAGTACCTCCTCGCGACCTACCACGGGGCGATGCTCGCCCTGCTCACCGGGCTGATGCTCGGCTCAGCAAGGATGCTCTGGGAGAAGGGGGCTGCTGCCGGGGATATGGTGTCCGGGGGCTGGGTCTTCTTCCTCGTGGGCCTCGCCGTCGTCGGCGCGGTGGAATACACGAAGAGACGCTACCAGGGCAGTGTAACCTGATTCACGCCTCCCCTCACGGGACGATCCGAAAACTTACTTCCTCCCGAGGGTGCAACGAGTTATATCATGTTCATCGGCATCGACCACGGCACTACCGCGATGCGCTTTTCCACCGGCACAGAGGAGTTCAAGATCTCCCGCGAAGAGGCCAGGCATTTTTCGGCCGGCGATCTTGCCCGACTCTCCCCTCTCGACGAGATTGAGGGTATCGCCGTCTGCTACTCGATGGGTGACGGCATCCCGGCCGTAACCGATATCGGGAAAGTCGAAAACCGCGGCGTCATCTCCCGGGAGGGGGCCGGCAAGCATATCGGCGGCGGCACCCGGGTCTACGACGAGATTAAAGAGAGCGGCATTCCGGCAGTCGTCATCCCCGGGCTGCACCGGGGCTCGCCGACCGATCCGCGGTTCAAGGCCTACTCCCACCAGGCGAGCCCCGAGAAGATCGGGATCCTGTATGAGGTCGTGCACGACCTCGGGAACGACGTCGTGGTCTGCGACGCGAGCTCGAACACCGTCACCCTCCTCGTGACCGGCGGCCGGATCACCGGCGCGTTCGACGCCTGCATCTTCGCACCCGGTACCCGGCACGGCGCTCTCGACGTGGATGCCATCCGCCGGATCGACCGGGGCGACTCCACGGCGAACGACGCCTTCCTCCACGCGGGCGTGAACCACTCGATGCCACCCGAACTCAGGGTGGAGACGATGGCCATGTTTGCCGCGATGGAGTGCGCTGCGATGCTTCTCATAAACCCCGGCGCGAAGGTCGCCCTCGCCGGCTCCATGGCCCCCGCCCTCGCACCGGGGGTGGAGGCGCTCCTCTCCCGGAAGGTCGCCGTCTACGACGAGTGGTGTGCGGCCCGGGGGCTTGCCAGGATCGCTCGCGACGTCTTCTCGGGAGCAACCGGGATCCTCGGGCTCGCGGTGGAGCGATAATCCCCATCCGGCGGCGATCTCCCGGCAGCCTTCCATCTCGTACCCTTTTATGTGGTGCCGGGTAGTATAGGTGACCAGAAGAGGTGGAACCAGAAGCATGCAGCCGGAATGCCCCAGTATCGCCGATCTCATGCTCCTGATGGCATCAAGCCTCGAAGAGACGGCACGTGCCATAAATCAGGAGAATGCAGGTCAGTTCCTCGATGAGATACTCAACGCGAAGCGGATCTATCTCGCCGGCGCCGGCCGCTCGGGCCTCGTTGCCCGGGCGTTTGCCCAGCGGCTGATGCATCTTGGGTTTGAGAGTTACGTCATCGGCGAGACGATCACGCCTGCATTCGGGCCGGAAGACGTGCTCGTCGCCTTCTCGGGTTCGGGAGAGACCCAGTCCGTCATGGACGTCTGTGAGACCGCCCGGGAGATCGGGGGGAAGATTTGCCTCGTCACGGCGACGCCCGACTCGCATATCGGGCGCATGGCCGACTGCATCGTCGAGATCGGGAATAACCGTCACAAAGACACGGATGTCCCGCGTGACTTCGAGATCCGCCAGCTCACCGGACAGTACCGGTCGGTCTCCGGGTCTTTCGCCCCTCTCGGGACACTCTTCGAGACCGCGGCGCTGGTATTCTCCGACGCGCTCGTCTCCGCTCTGATGGAAGTGCGTCACTGCACCCTCGAGGAGCTCAGGAGCCGCCTCGCCAACGTCCAGTAAGCGATACAATCCCGGCACCCCGGTTGCATTCTCTTTTAACACCGGCAAAAATTAAGTTGTCTCGCGGGCAACAGATGTTCCGGCACGCCCGTGACTCCGGTGGGTTCCGCAGGGTGCCGGAGTATTTATATTATTAATCATTAAGATTTAAAGGGGGTTTTTGTTTGAGAGAGTTACGCATTCATGGCAGGGGTGGTCAGGGTTCCGTGACCGCCGCCGAACTCATTGCTTACGCGGCATTTGAAGGCGGCGTGTTTTCCCAGGCATTCCCGGCCTTCGGCGTGGAACGCCGGGGTGCCCCGGTTCAGGCGTTCGTCCGATTCAGTGACGAGAAGATCCGGTTGCGCAGCCAGATCTACGAACCCGACTACATCATCGTGCAGGACCCGACCCTGGTTGGGGATGTGGATGTCTTTAAGGGCATGAAAACGGGCGGCGTTGCCATCGTCAACACCGAGAAGCCCGACTTCGATTCCCGGGTTCCGGAGGGCGTGAAGGTCTACACCATCGATGCGACCACCATTGCGCTCGAAGAACTCGGTGTGCCCATCACCAATACGACCCTGATGGGCGCTTTCGCCGCAGCCACTGGCGAGATCAAGCTGGAACCGCTGGAGCATGCACTGCGAAGCCGTTTCTCCGGAAGCATGGCCGACAAAAACGTCAGGGCAGCGGAGCGCGCATACAACCAGATCGGAGGTGCCGCGTAATGGCGCTGCGGGTCGGCTGCGCCGCGGCTCCGGGCAGGGCTCTCGAGAATAAGACGGGCGCCTGGCGGGTCTTCAAACCGGTCTTTGATCCCGAAAACTGCACGAAATGCGGCATGTGCGCCCTGGTATGTCCGGAAGGGTGCGTCCGCGAGACGGAAGAGGGCACGTTCGAACCCGACCTCGACTACTGCAAGGGCTGTGGCGTCTGCGTGGAAATATGCCCGAAGAAAGGCATCCGGATGGAGAAGGAGGAGAAATAATGCTGGAATTTATGGAAGGGTCGCATGCAGTGGCCGAGATCGTGAAACGCTGCCGCCCGCAGGTTATCGCCGCCTATCCCATCACGCCGCAGACGCACATCGTCGAGGATCTTGCTCAGATGGTGGCGAACTGTGAGATCGATGCCGAATACATAACGGTCGAGAGCGAGTTCTCGGCCCTCTCCGCCTGCCTCGGTGCGAGTGCAGCGGGCTCCCGTGTCTACTCGGCAACGACCTCCCAGGGGCTTGCTCTGATGTTTGAAGTCTGCTTCAACGCGGCGGGAATGCGCCAGCCGATCGTGATGACGATTGCGAACCGCTCGCTCGGTGCGCCGCTCTCGATCTGGAACGACCAGCAGGACTCGATATCCCTGCGCGACTCCGGGTGGCTGCAGTACTATGCGGAGGACAATCAGGAGGCTGCCGATCTTCACATGATCGCTTACCGGGTCTGCGAAGACCACGACATTCTCCTGCCGGCGTTCGTCTGCTTCGACGGATTCATCCTCACGCACACCTACGAACCGGTTACCCTCCCTTCCCAGGAGGAGGTGGATGCCTATCTCCCGGCTTTTAAGCCATACCAGCGGCTGGACGCCGCGAATCCGCTGAGCATGGGGATGTACGCGACGCCCGAGTACTACACGGAGTTCCGGTATGAGATCGACCGGGCACTGTACCGCGCCAAAGATGCTTTCGCGAGAGCCGGGCGCGAGTTCGGCGAACAGTTCGGCAGGGACTACTCGGCACTCGTCGAGGGTTACCGTCTCGAGGATGCCGATACCGCACTCGTCGCCATGGGCTCCATCTGCGGCACCGCAAAGGACGCCATCGACGAGATGCGCGAGCACGGCCGGAAGGTGGGGCTCTTGAAGATCCGGACCTACCGGCCGTTCCCCGGCCCGGAGATCGCGGATGCGCTCAAAGGCGTCTCGACGGTGGCGGTGCTCGACAAGAACATCTCGCTCGGCAACGGCGGAGCGGTCGGCACCGAGGTGAAATCGGCGCTCTACGGATCCGGTGCGGCCGTGTACGACTACATCATCGCTCTCGGCGGACGCGACGTGCGGAAGAAGGACATCGCTGCGGTCGTCGACCTCGCCGAGAAGGGAAAAGGAGATATGTTCTATGGATTACGGACGGAGGTGCTCTGAATGGCTGAGGTAGAAGGGGGAGGATGCGAGCTCTTCTCGGCCGGGCACCGGGCGTGCGGAGGATGCGGCCCGGCACTTGCGGCCCGCCTGCTCCTCAAGGCGACCGGGAAGAACGCGATCCTGGTGGCATCGACCGGCTGCATGGAGGTCTTCTCCACGCCCTACCCGGAGACTGCCTGGGGGGTCCCCTGGATCCACTCGCTCTTCGAGAACGCCGCAGCGGTTGCCTCGGGTATCGAGGCGTCGTTAAAGAGGCAGGGACGCACTGAGAAGGTTCTCTGCGTCTGCGGCGACGGAGCCACGTTCGATATCGGGGTGCTCTGCATCAGCGGCGCCTTCGAGCGGGGCCACGACATCACCTACATCTGCTACGACAACGAGGCTTACATGAACACGGGCATCCAGCGGTCGGGCGCGACACCCTACGGCGCGAGCACCACGACGAGCCCGGCAGGAAAGTGCTCGCCCGGAAACCTGCACCCGAAGAAGGATATGCCCGCGATCCTTGCTGCTCACGGTGCGCCCTACGTCGCGACGGCCTCGATCGCTTACCCGAACGACTTCGTGCAGAAGGTCGAGCGGGCGATCAACACCCCCGGACCCTGCTACATCCAGGTGCACACCCCCTGCTGCACGGGATGGGGCTTTGAATCCGGCGAGACGCTTAACATGGCGAAACTCGCTATCGAGACCGGTCTCTGGGTGAACTACGAGATGGTCGACGGTGTGGTGGAGAAGGCGAAGAAGGTGAGACGCAAGCCGGTCGAGGAGTACCTCGCAAAGCAGAAGCGCTTCCGGCACCTCTTCAAGCCTGCCCGGCAGGATGACATGATCGCGAATATCCAGGCGGTCGCCGACGCGAACGCTGAGCGGTTCGGCATCGACATCAAGCGAAAAGAATCGTCAGAATAAAGTACAGCCCGAAGAGAACCATGGCGAGTCCGCTCGCCTGCACCACTTTTTTGTAATGAGGGCCGAGAATGTTCGCCCCGCGTGAAACGGCAAAGCCGAGGAGCCCGAGCCAGACGATATCCGCACCGATGTGCCCGACGTAGAACTCGACGAACGATGGGTGGAGCGCAAGGAACCCGACGCCGAACGTGAGCCACCAGACCCACCAGTAGGGGTTGCCTAGCGTGCAGGCCACTCCGAAGGCGATAGGCGCCCTGGTCTCCTCGCTCACGGCGACGGCGTCTCCGGCACGGAGAAACTGGCCGATACCGAGCGCGATCAGGACGCCGGATCCGAGGAGGGCGACGAGGTCGATATGCGGAATGTCGCGCACGCCGAAGGCTATGGCCGCGACCATCGCGGCTTCGGGGATGCCGTGCCCCGCGATAAGCCCCGCAACGAACCGCCCGGGTTGCCGTGACCCGAGGCCGAGGACCGAGGCGGTCATGGGGCCGGGCGAGGCGGCCCCGGAGAACCCGATCAGGAAGGATGCGGCGACGATCTCGATCATTCGCCCTCCTTCCTCCGCGAGATGAGGAGGGGAAGGATCAGGACAAGCGCGACCGCGAGCCATATGGTGCCGAAGGTGGTGAGCAGGATCTCGCGATCCGGGGTGTAGAAGCGGACCTCCACGACCGTCATCCGGTCCCAGGTGACTTCCGTGGTCCCGTTCGGCCCGGGCGAGATGGTCCCGCCGGGGCTGACCATGCCGATGAGCGGGTTTCTGACGTCGACGCCCTCGGGAAGAGCGACGGTCACGGCATACGGCGTATCAAAGGCCACGACAAGGCGGTTGTCTCTCACGGGGGCCCGGTAGGTGATTGTGTGGTTCCCCTCCGGGAAGGCGATGACTCCTCTCCCTGTCTCCCGGTAGTCGACCGGACCCGAAGGATCGAGCACCTCGAGGTCCTCGACCTGGAGCGGGACCCGCTCACCCATCATGCCCGGGGTCCAGAAGGCGTGCTCGCTCCCCGAGACCTGGACCGTGGCCTCATAGGCGGTGCCGCCGGGGAGCACCCGGATGACGGCCTCCTGTGCCGCCGCCGGGGTGCAGATCAGTATCAGCGCAAGGCAGAGAGCAGCGAGTGCAGGTCCGCGTCGATCTCGATGGGGGGGTCGCATTGTCGTACCACTGTTTCGGGATCTTTTAAGAGATGACCGGTCACCACACAGACGATCCGCTCATCCCTATCGATCAGGCCGAGTTCGGCCAGTTTCCGTATTCCGGCGACCGAGGCTGCCGAGGCGGGCTCGACCCCGATCCCTTCCTTCCTCGCGAGGTCCCGCTGCATGGCAAGGATCTCCTCGTCGGTCACGGCCGCAGCCGTCCCGCCGGTCGCGCGGATGGCGACCAGCGCCTTCTCCGCGTTCACCGGGGCGCCGATCCGTATCGCGGTCGCAACGGTCTCGGGCGCGGATTCCGGAACCAGCACCTCGAGATTCTGCTCTATTGCCCTCACCACCGGCTGCGAGCCGGCCGCCTGGATGCCGGTCATCATCGGCAGCCGGTCGATGAACCCGAGCGCCTCAAGCTCCCGGAGGCCTTTGTAGACCGCGGAGATGTTGCCCGCGTTTCCGACCGGGAGGACCATCCTGTCGGGCACCTCGC
The genomic region above belongs to Methanoculleus oceani and contains:
- the hxlB gene encoding 6-phospho-3-hexuloisomerase is translated as MQPECPSIADLMLLMASSLEETARAINQENAGQFLDEILNAKRIYLAGAGRSGLVARAFAQRLMHLGFESYVIGETITPAFGPEDVLVAFSGSGETQSVMDVCETAREIGGKICLVTATPDSHIGRMADCIVEIGNNRHKDTDVPRDFEIRQLTGQYRSVSGSFAPLGTLFETAALVFSDALVSALMEVRHCTLEELRSRLANVQ
- a CDS encoding pyruvate ferredoxin oxidoreductase subunit gamma encodes the protein MRELRIHGRGGQGSVTAAELIAYAAFEGGVFSQAFPAFGVERRGAPVQAFVRFSDEKIRLRSQIYEPDYIIVQDPTLVGDVDVFKGMKTGGVAIVNTEKPDFDSRVPEGVKVYTIDATTIALEELGVPITNTTLMGAFAAATGEIKLEPLEHALRSRFSGSMADKNVRAAERAYNQIGGAA
- a CDS encoding methanogenesis marker 12 protein, which gives rise to MFIGIDHGTTAMRFSTGTEEFKISREEARHFSAGDLARLSPLDEIEGIAVCYSMGDGIPAVTDIGKVENRGVISREGAGKHIGGGTRVYDEIKESGIPAVVIPGLHRGSPTDPRFKAYSHQASPEKIGILYEVVHDLGNDVVVCDASSNTVTLLVTGGRITGAFDACIFAPGTRHGALDVDAIRRIDRGDSTANDAFLHAGVNHSMPPELRVETMAMFAAMECAAMLLINPGAKVALAGSMAPALAPGVEALLSRKVAVYDEWCAARGLARIARDVFSGATGILGLAVER
- a CDS encoding DUF5803 family protein, which gives rise to MRPPHRDRRGPALAALCLALILICTPAAAQEAVIRVLPGGTAYEATVQVSGSEHAFWTPGMMGERVPLQVEDLEVLDPSGPVDYRETGRGVIAFPEGNHTITYRAPVRDNRLVVAFDTPYAVTVALPEGVDVRNPLIGMVSPGGTISPGPNGTTEVTWDRMTVVEVRFYTPDREILLTTFGTIWLAVALVLILPLLISRRKEGE
- a CDS encoding cofactor-independent phosphoglycerate mutase, encoding MKYIIILGDGMADEPLAELGGRTPLEYAEIPNMDRIAREGRCGMLRTVPDGFEPGSDVANLSILGYDPRTSYTGRGPLEAASMGIDLGDGEMAYRCNLVAIRGGVMEDFNAGHISSAEGAELLRDLSAALGDVRVYPGISYRNLMVVPRARGAVTTPPHDIVGRTVGEFLPSGDDAGILLDCMERSRKIFADHPVNRRRREEGKTPATEVWPWSGGRKPSLTPFREKYGLAGGVISAVDLLNGIARLAGMEVIRVPGATGFLDTDYEAKARHAVDALDRLDFVYMHVEAPDEAGHMGSVEEKVRAIERLDEAIGIVLDRPETTVAVLPDHPTPIRCKTHTADPIPFAVLGKGRDDASAFSEREAVRGSFGLMQAPDLLSLLFSR
- a CDS encoding LysE family translocator, with the protein product MIEIVAASFLIGFSGAASPGPMTASVLGLGSRQPGRFVAGLIAGHGIPEAAMVAAIAFGVRDIPHIDLVALLGSGVLIALGIGQFLRAGDAVAVSEETRAPIAFGVACTLGNPYWWVWWLTFGVGFLALHPSFVEFYVGHIGADIVWLGLLGFAVSRGANILGPHYKKVVQASGLAMVLFGLYFILTILFA
- the porA gene encoding pyruvate ferredoxin oxidoreductase — translated: MLEFMEGSHAVAEIVKRCRPQVIAAYPITPQTHIVEDLAQMVANCEIDAEYITVESEFSALSACLGASAAGSRVYSATTSQGLALMFEVCFNAAGMRQPIVMTIANRSLGAPLSIWNDQQDSISLRDSGWLQYYAEDNQEAADLHMIAYRVCEDHDILLPAFVCFDGFILTHTYEPVTLPSQEEVDAYLPAFKPYQRLDAANPLSMGMYATPEYYTEFRYEIDRALYRAKDAFARAGREFGEQFGRDYSALVEGYRLEDADTALVAMGSICGTAKDAIDEMREHGRKVGLLKIRTYRPFPGPEIADALKGVSTVAVLDKNISLGNGGAVGTEVKSALYGSGAAVYDYIIALGGRDVRKKDIAAVVDLAEKGKGDMFYGLRTEVL
- a CDS encoding 4Fe-4S binding protein, whose translation is MALRVGCAAAPGRALENKTGAWRVFKPVFDPENCTKCGMCALVCPEGCVRETEEGTFEPDLDYCKGCGVCVEICPKKGIRMEKEEK
- a CDS encoding DUF368 domain-containing protein; the encoded protein is MSRRPAMRENAGIYLRGLMMGACDIVPGVSGGTIALITGIYERLVGAIGSVDPASAKHLARGDFGSLRTDLEKIDIPFLVVLLAGIGTAFIVMSGVILSLLTYHAVETYSFFLGLIIASAVAIFLEIRSPGAATVAYLAVGTGAGFLIGGLGHLDVGHSLPVLFLTGMAALCAMILPGVSGAYITLVLNQYEYMLEALRAFSLPEIFAYIAGGVAGLLLFTKALKYLLATYHGAMLALLTGLMLGSARMLWEKGAAAGDMVSGGWVFFLVGLAVVGAVEYTKRRYQGSVT
- a CDS encoding NAD-dependent epimerase/dehydratase family protein; translation: MFCIVTGGAGFIGSHVVDALVAAGDDVLVIDDCSAGTERNLAHHAASGRVAFVRQNLLDDGWQERIKGADRVYHIAADPDVRQSAVTPDSQIRNNIVATHRVLEAMRAHGVPELVFTSTSTVYGDAAVIPTPETYTPLEPISVYGATKLACEALISSYCHSFEMTSWVYRFANIIGERSGHGVIPDFIRKLRENPRELEILGDGRQTKSYLEVGECVRAVQFGIEHSRDPVNTFNIGSEDWIDVVAIADIVAEEMGLSGVRYRFTGGTRGWVGDVPRMQLSVEKLKDLGWRCRTTSEESVRTAVRAMLG
- a CDS encoding thiamine pyrophosphate-dependent enzyme, whose translation is MAEVEGGGCELFSAGHRACGGCGPALAARLLLKATGKNAILVASTGCMEVFSTPYPETAWGVPWIHSLFENAAAVASGIEASLKRQGRTEKVLCVCGDGATFDIGVLCISGAFERGHDITYICYDNEAYMNTGIQRSGATPYGASTTTSPAGKCSPGNLHPKKDMPAILAAHGAPYVATASIAYPNDFVQKVERAINTPGPCYIQVHTPCCTGWGFESGETLNMAKLAIETGLWVNYEMVDGVVEKAKKVRRKPVEEYLAKQKRFRHLFKPARQDDMIANIQAVADANAERFGIDIKRKESSE